A DNA window from Centroberyx gerrardi isolate f3 chromosome 3, fCenGer3.hap1.cur.20231027, whole genome shotgun sequence contains the following coding sequences:
- the as3mt gene encoding arsenite methyltransferase, with protein MAEGKRACEKSFADTTIHADVKDYYGNVLKKTSDLKSNACVSSGQPIPAFIRQALKKVHPEVSAKYYGCGLVVPECLEGSRILDLGSGSGRDCYMLSQLVGESGHVTGIDMTEDQVEVSRKYVDYHMQEFGYKKPNVNFVQGYIEALTEAGLEESSFDIIISNCVVNLSPDKKRVLTEAYRVLKDGGELYFSDVYSSGRLSDEIKNHKVLWGECIGGALWWEDLLQLAEAVGFSPPRLVTASVITVGNKELQDILGDFKFVSATYRLFKVPKDSKKACQVIYNGDITGVEHSFHFDCQYTFKVGEVVEVDGEVAGVLSGSRFAKEFTFQPPGAPCEPCGVKPKAGIVNPFELIQQLGTGSPGPATGGCCGTQSAACCK; from the exons ATGGCTGAAGGAAAGCG tgcGTGTGAAAAGTCCTTCGCTGATACCACCATTCATGCGGATGTCAAG GATTACTATGGCAACGTGCTGAAGAAAACCTCGGACTTGAAGAGCAACGCCTGTGTGAGCTCGGGCCAGCCCATCCCTGCCTTCATCCGCCAGGCTCTGAAGAAGGTGCATCCTGAAGTCAGCGCCAA GTACTATGGCTGCGGCCTGGTGGTGCCGGAGTGCTTGGAGGGCAGCAGGATACTGGACCTGGGCAGCGGAAGTGGGAGGGACTGCTACATGCTGAGCCAGCTGGTGGGCGAGAGCGGCCATGTCACCGGCATTGACATGACTGAGGACCAG GTGGAAGTGTCCAGGAAGTATGTGGACTACCACATGCAAGAGTTTGGCTACAAGAAACCCAATGTCAATTTTGTCCAGGGCTACATTGAGGCACTGACAGAGGCTGGGCTTGAAGAGAGCTCTTTTGATATCATCAT TTCCAACTGTGTGGTGAATCTCTCTCCAGACAAGAAGCGGGTGCTGACTGAAGCCTACCGTGTGCTCAAG GACGGTGGTGAGCTGTACTTCAGTGACGTCTACAGCAGTGGAAGACTATCAGATGAAATTAAAAATCACAAAGTCCTGTGGG GCGAGTGTATTGGTGGAGCGCTGTGGTGggaggatctgctgcagctGGCTGAGGCGGTCGGCTTCAGCCCGCCACGGCTGGTCACCGCCAGCGTCATCACCGTGGGCAACAAGGAACTGCAGGACATCCTGG GGGACTTCAAGTTTGTCTCTGCCACATACCGCCTGTTCAAGGTCCCTAAAGACAGTAAAAAGGCCTGTCAAGTCATATACAACGGGGACATTACAGGGGTGGAGCACAGCTTCCACTTTGACTGTCAGTACACCTTCAAG GTCGGTGAAGTAGTGGAGGTGGACGGCGAGGTGGCCGGCGTCCTGAGCGGCTCCAGATTTGCCAAGGAGTTCACTTTCCAGCCACCGGGAGCCCCCTGTGAGCCCTGCGGAGTCAAGCCTAAG GCGGGCATTGTGAATCCTTTTGAGCTGATCCAGCAACTGGGGACAGGAAGTCCAGGTCCAGCCACAGGGGGATGCTGCGGCACACAGTCTGCTGCCTGCTGCAAGTGA